The Candidatus Hydrothermales bacterium genome has a segment encoding these proteins:
- the rlmD gene encoding 23S rRNA (uracil(1939)-C(5))-methyltransferase RlmD produces MPKEFEIEIEKIVQEGYGLSRDKGKVVLTPFVLPGEKVKVFVEEEKKDLIFAYPIKIISKNENRVKPVCKYFGECGGCHFQMANYNFQLKLKEDIVKDAFHHIAKIKDLPLEPIVPSPEILYYRTRAHFPLKRVKGKVYAGFYKRESHYLISISDCPIQKKIIIDLMLKIKDIIQEERITIYDENEDFGRLRYLSIRTNKDEKENLITFVTKRRGFPKRIVNRVLELGNITGIVENINPTKGNIIFGEEERVLYGRDYIFEHVGDLTFRVSSRSFFQVNPSILPHLIDIMREEIKGYEVLIDLYGGVGLFGFSFSKFFKKVYIVEISESSCKDAIYNQRINDFFNVEIIKDDAANALNFLKGDIFIIDPPRKGVEKEVIEGIEKIKPHKILYLSCYPPTVARDTVNLISLGYDLKRLISLDFFPQTYHVETLAIFERKIY; encoded by the coding sequence ATGCCCAAGGAATTTGAAATAGAAATTGAAAAAATAGTTCAAGAAGGTTACGGACTATCAAGGGACAAAGGCAAAGTAGTTTTGACACCCTTTGTTTTACCTGGAGAAAAAGTTAAAGTTTTTGTTGAAGAAGAAAAAAAAGATCTTATTTTTGCCTATCCGATTAAAATAATAAGTAAAAATGAAAATCGTGTAAAGCCGGTATGTAAGTATTTTGGCGAATGCGGGGGATGCCATTTTCAAATGGCAAATTATAACTTTCAACTAAAACTAAAAGAAGATATAGTAAAAGATGCTTTTCACCATATTGCTAAAATAAAAGATTTACCCTTAGAACCAATAGTTCCCTCTCCAGAAATTCTTTATTACAGAACAAGAGCACATTTTCCCTTAAAAAGAGTTAAGGGAAAAGTCTATGCTGGCTTTTATAAAAGAGAGAGTCACTATTTAATCTCAATATCAGATTGCCCAATTCAAAAGAAAATAATAATAGATCTTATGCTAAAAATAAAAGATATAATTCAGGAAGAAAGAATTACTATATACGATGAAAATGAAGATTTTGGAAGACTTAGATATTTATCGATAAGAACGAATAAAGATGAAAAGGAAAATTTAATAACTTTTGTAACAAAAAGAAGAGGATTTCCAAAAAGAATAGTAAATAGAGTTTTGGAATTAGGTAACATAACAGGTATTGTAGAAAACATTAATCCAACAAAGGGAAATATTATTTTTGGTGAGGAAGAGAGGGTTCTTTATGGAAGAGACTATATATTTGAGCATGTAGGTGATCTTACCTTTAGAGTGTCATCAAGATCTTTCTTTCAGGTTAATCCTTCAATTTTACCTCATTTGATTGATATAATGAGAGAAGAAATTAAGGGCTATGAAGTTCTTATAGATCTTTATGGTGGAGTTGGATTATTTGGCTTTTCTTTTTCAAAGTTTTTTAAAAAAGTTTATATTGTTGAAATAAGCGAGTCATCGTGCAAGGATGCCATTTATAACCAAAGGATTAATGATTTTTTTAACGTAGAAATAATTAAAGATGACGCTGCTAATGCACTAAATTTTCTAAAAGGTGATATTTTTATAATTGATCCTCCAAGGAAAGGAGTTGAAAAAGAGGTAATCGAAGGTATAGAAAAGATAAAACCCCATAAAATCCTTTACCTTTCCTGTTATCCTCCAACAGTTGCAAGAGATACAGTTAATTTGATTTCACTAGGCTACGATTTAAAAAGATTAATTTCCTTAGATTTTTTTCCACAAACTTACCATGTAGAAACTCTGGCAATTTTTGAAAGAAAAATTTATTAA
- a CDS encoding protease complex subunit PrcB family protein, whose translation MVEFKNLQKGFYSGIREKKTVVIKDKEEFLNLWKELTSIFLPPSDPPDIDFNKHVLICVFMGEKPTGGYEVEIKSIIEKKDEVSVYVREISPGKNCIVTMALTQPYHIVILKKTQKEFKFYFEVEIRDCP comes from the coding sequence GTGGTTGAGTTTAAGAATTTGCAAAAGGGGTTTTATTCAGGAATTAGGGAAAAAAAGACAGTTGTAATAAAGGATAAAGAAGAATTTTTGAATCTGTGGAAAGAGTTAACATCGATCTTTTTACCTCCTTCTGATCCTCCTGACATAGACTTTAATAAACACGTTTTAATCTGTGTTTTTATGGGAGAAAAACCAACAGGTGGATATGAGGTTGAGATAAAAAGTATTATAGAAAAAAAAGATGAGGTATCAGTCTATGTGAGGGAAATTTCACCTGGAAAAAATTGCATTGTTACTATGGCTCTTACACAACCTTATCACATTGTTATCCTCAAAAAAACTCAAAAGGAATTTAAATTTTACTTTGAAGTGGAAATAAGAGATTGTCCTTAA
- a CDS encoding acyl-CoA dehydrogenase family protein — MFGELLNHIENEEHKLLRETVRKFVREKIAPIASKIDETDQFPKEIFKEISELGFTGILIPETYGGLGEDLVSACIVLEEIAKESPSIALSLLAHSVLCAHPITRFGNKEQKEKFLPKLAKGEIIGALAITEPEAGSDAASIKTVALETEGGFKISGSKTFITNGSIADLIILYAKTSPDKGKEGISALIFETNTEGFSVSKKFEKMGMRGSPTASLFFDNAYCPKENLLGEKDKGFSILVKCLEVERITIASISLGIAMSALEWQIRYSRERKQFNKFLYEFQMISEKIAENTAKLEVLRTYLYFLAKNYNFSKDNRIESATIKLLASELGVKSSLDAIQILGGYGYTKEYPAERYLRDAKLMEIGAGTSEIMKYIISTVMIEKFI; from the coding sequence ATGTTTGGTGAACTTTTAAATCATATTGAAAACGAAGAACATAAACTTTTAAGGGAAACTGTTAGAAAATTTGTAAGAGAAAAAATAGCACCTATAGCATCTAAAATTGATGAAACCGATCAATTTCCCAAGGAGATTTTTAAAGAAATTTCAGAACTTGGATTTACAGGAATTCTCATACCAGAAACTTATGGGGGCTTAGGTGAGGATTTAGTCTCAGCCTGTATTGTTCTTGAGGAAATAGCAAAAGAGAGCCCTTCTATAGCTCTTTCTTTACTTGCCCATTCAGTTCTATGTGCTCACCCTATAACAAGATTTGGAAATAAAGAGCAAAAAGAAAAGTTTTTACCTAAACTTGCAAAAGGTGAAATTATAGGCGCCTTAGCAATTACTGAACCTGAGGCAGGTTCTGATGCGGCATCTATAAAAACAGTGGCCCTAGAAACTGAAGGTGGATTTAAAATAAGTGGAAGTAAAACTTTTATCACTAACGGTTCAATAGCTGATCTTATTATTTTATATGCAAAAACGTCACCTGATAAGGGGAAAGAAGGTATATCTGCCCTTATATTTGAGACAAACACTGAGGGGTTTTCTGTTAGTAAAAAATTTGAAAAAATGGGGATGAGGGGATCACCTACTGCTTCTTTATTTTTTGACAATGCTTACTGTCCTAAAGAAAACCTACTTGGAGAAAAAGATAAAGGATTTAGTATACTTGTAAAATGTCTCGAAGTTGAAAGAATAACGATTGCCTCAATATCTCTTGGAATTGCAATGTCAGCTCTTGAATGGCAAATAAGGTATTCAAGGGAAAGAAAGCAATTTAACAAGTTTTTATATGAATTTCAGATGATCTCAGAAAAAATTGCGGAAAATACAGCAAAACTTGAGGTTCTTAGAACCTATCTTTACTTCTTAGCAAAAAATTATAATTTTTCAAAGGATAATAGGATAGAGAGCGCTACAATAAAACTTCTTGCAAGTGAGTTAGGTGTTAAATCTTCGCTGGATGCTATACAGATATTGGGGGGCTATGGTTACACTAAGGAGTATCCAGCAGAAAGATATTTAAGAGACGCTAAACTTATGGAAATAGGTGCTGGTACATCTGAAATAATGAAATATATAATCTCAACTGTTATGATAGAGAAATTCATTTAG
- a CDS encoding class I SAM-dependent methyltransferase, whose product MEAANHIESYVSPFNNEEYKLYHCSNCDLQWWEPLRSVSPEFYEQELEVKEGYILLHEGIDRKIGKNHEVFFKYIPLKTGRLLDIGCGDGLFLEEAKRRGYEVWGIDIDRNSIRVCQEKRGLRNTFVMAPQDFAEFCQKEGLKFDIITFFEVLEHQDKIIEFMEAAKSILKLGGWIAGSVPNRNGRQVKIVGKYTIIDFPPEHPLRFSSVALSNLLYKVGFHNHHIIPLYLSIYEDAYYLTLRLLRLFGDNIKNTRKICYRLFGSESLRDILKAPAKARIYNTIKYVKNSLLMPIVLVFRVIYRESHVLYFQGELLQKN is encoded by the coding sequence GTGGAGGCAGCGAACCATATAGAAAGTTATGTGTCTCCCTTTAATAACGAAGAGTACAAGCTATATCACTGTTCTAACTGTGACCTTCAATGGTGGGAGCCATTGAGGAGTGTATCACCGGAATTTTATGAACAGGAATTAGAAGTAAAGGAAGGTTATATTCTTCTTCATGAAGGTATAGATAGGAAAATAGGTAAGAACCATGAAGTGTTTTTTAAGTACATACCATTAAAGACAGGAAGATTGCTTGATATAGGTTGTGGAGATGGCCTATTTCTTGAGGAAGCAAAAAGGAGAGGTTACGAAGTTTGGGGTATAGACATCGATAGAAACTCAATACGGGTCTGTCAGGAAAAAAGAGGTTTGAGAAACACTTTTGTTATGGCACCTCAAGACTTTGCGGAGTTCTGTCAAAAGGAAGGTTTGAAATTTGACATAATTACCTTTTTTGAAGTTCTGGAACATCAAGATAAAATTATAGAGTTTATGGAAGCTGCAAAGAGTATACTAAAGTTAGGAGGATGGATAGCGGGCAGTGTGCCGAATAGAAATGGACGGCAAGTTAAAATTGTAGGGAAGTATACTATAATAGACTTCCCTCCTGAACATCCTTTAAGATTTTCAAGTGTAGCATTGAGTAATCTATTATACAAAGTGGGATTCCATAATCACCATATAATACCACTTTATCTGTCCATATACGAAGATGCATACTATCTTACTCTAAGATTATTAAGATTATTTGGTGATAACATAAAAAACACAAGAAAAATCTGTTATAGACTCTTCGGAAGCGAGAGTCTGAGAGATATACTAAAAGCTCCTGCAAAGGCAAGGATTTATAACACTATAAAATATGTGAAAAACTCTCTATTAATGCCCATAGTTTTAGTGTTTAGAGTGATTTATAGGGAAAGCCATGTTCTCTATTTTCAAGGAGAGTTGCTGCAGAAGAACTAG
- a CDS encoding acyl-CoA dehydrogenase family protein: protein MRHSKERKQFNKFLYEFQMISEKIEKNTTKLEVLRTYLYFLAKNYNFSKDNRIKSATIKLLASELNVKSYGNRCWHI, encoded by the coding sequence ATAAGGCATTCTAAGGAAAGAAAACAATTTAACAAGTTTTTATATGAATTTCAGATGATCTCAGAGAAAATTGAGAAAAATACAACAAAACTTGAGGTGCTTAGAACCTATCTTTACTTCTTAGCAAAAAATTATAATTTTTCGAAAGATAATAGGATAAAGAGCGCCACAATAAAACTTCTTGCAAGTGAGTTAAATGTTAAATCTTATGGAAATAGGTGCTGGCACATTTGA
- a CDS encoding tetratricopeptide repeat protein — protein EREDLSSIYHAYRGELYEEVIKEGGKIIEKLFERGSISDLKIATDFLIKSYEKLETELPSNVLHKRIFSLIHLGYFEEAKRLIDRLSKKERCYYELSSLYYNFIGDKEKSVEILKEGVSSLRREGWKLLLPLAEVLLDMGNFREGFSVLKKLKDKEDKFEEKERLKFLILYQTALENIGEYAKSLEICEKIYREADKLSLRDVSNLEYSIAFNLLMLGKVDEAEKWFEKSIENYEFLREYRSLSSVLLEYSYLLYTKGDYEGAIEKIKKAKSLAEGIKDTDILAKAGAYEGIVYLAMGDFKKAEKSFKNSIYLLKGEKVHKAIYSNILHNYATLLIYRKNFKESIPYFEDVVKIAREENNRFIENLNLYSIALSYFLSGDISKALEYIEKPLIYLKKEKIPVFNFRVLSLLYKIKTLRGEKSEKILSQIKKIALETNREDFLSLYEFYKEWDSKNIKKLEEMLEMIKAKLKFNIYLIEKYSIMVLKKLSKKDYF, from the coding sequence GAGAAAGAGAGGATCTAAGCTCAATTTATCATGCCTATAGGGGAGAACTTTATGAAGAAGTTATAAAAGAGGGAGGAAAAATTATTGAAAAACTTTTTGAAAGGGGTAGTATAAGTGATTTAAAAATTGCAACAGATTTTCTTATAAAAAGTTACGAAAAACTAGAGACGGAACTGCCCTCAAATGTATTACACAAAAGAATCTTCTCATTAATTCATCTTGGTTATTTTGAAGAGGCTAAAAGATTAATTGATAGATTAAGTAAAAAAGAAAGATGTTATTATGAACTTTCCTCTCTTTACTATAACTTTATTGGGGATAAAGAAAAGAGTGTAGAGATTCTTAAAGAGGGAGTAAGCTCACTAAGAAGAGAGGGATGGAAACTTCTTTTACCTCTTGCAGAGGTCTTGCTTGATATGGGTAACTTTAGGGAAGGTTTTAGTGTACTAAAAAAGCTAAAAGATAAAGAGGATAAGTTTGAAGAAAAGGAGAGACTGAAATTTCTAATTCTCTATCAGACAGCTTTAGAGAATATAGGAGAGTATGCTAAATCTCTTGAAATATGTGAAAAAATTTATCGTGAAGCTGATAAACTTTCGTTGAGAGATGTATCAAATCTTGAGTATAGTATTGCCTTTAATCTTTTAATGCTTGGCAAAGTTGATGAAGCTGAGAAGTGGTTTGAAAAGTCGATAGAAAATTATGAGTTTTTAAGGGAATATAGATCCTTATCATCTGTTTTGCTTGAATATTCCTATCTTCTTTATACAAAGGGAGATTACGAAGGAGCCATTGAAAAAATTAAAAAGGCAAAGAGTTTAGCAGAGGGAATTAAAGATACGGATATACTTGCAAAGGCTGGTGCATATGAGGGAATTGTTTATTTAGCTATGGGAGATTTTAAAAAGGCTGAAAAATCCTTTAAGAATTCAATTTATCTACTTAAAGGAGAAAAAGTTCATAAAGCGATATATTCCAATATTCTTCACAACTATGCTACTCTTTTAATTTATAGAAAGAATTTTAAGGAGAGTATACCTTACTTTGAGGATGTTGTGAAGATAGCAAGAGAGGAGAATAATAGGTTTATAGAAAATCTTAATCTCTATTCGATTGCCCTTTCTTACTTTTTATCTGGAGATATTTCAAAGGCTTTAGAGTATATTGAAAAACCTCTTATTTACTTAAAAAAAGAAAAAATTCCGGTATTTAATTTTCGTGTCCTTTCCTTACTTTATAAAATAAAGACTCTTAGGGGAGAAAAGAGTGAGAAAATTTTGTCTCAAATTAAAAAAATAGCACTAGAGACTAATAGAGAAGATTTTCTCTCATTATATGAATTTTATAAAGAGTGGGATTCCAAAAACATAAAAAAGCTTGAAGAGATGCTTGAAATGATTAAGGCAAAACTGAAGTTTAATATCTATCTAATTGAAAAGTACTCGATTATGGTTTTAAAAAAATTATCTAAGAAAGATTATTTTTGA
- a CDS encoding adenylate/guanylate cyclase domain-containing protein, with the protein MGVKCIKCNFENPDGFIYCGRCGSKLIEKRVGERRRVSVMFVDVAGFTDLSEKKDAEEVLTILNLFFTESKRIIESYQGTIDKYIGDAILCFFGVKGEYENHAEKAIRAALEIINFLNSDKLGQKIGVHIGINSGEILLTEIGIDKALDYTVLGDTVNLAQRLESLAGFNEILVSESTKNLAGDIFYFKPLKIRKIKGILRKVKVYKVEGIKERIEERMEFPFVGREKLIEEILREFQENKKVKVFIIKGEPGCGKTSLLNKIAELTEKKFNVFIFRASLYGGEFNILSEELRKKLKAERRSYEKTWLEFIGEIQGRRCLFLFDNMQWADSLSYKFIKFIIEKIEVPSSFLIFTREEETPLRYLGKAVTKVIEVKGFDYDEFKEFIKKVKPEMPLHLQEEIYIKTKGNPLFITEILKQGEEKISDKIDSIVISEIEKLDSKSREKIKVLSIMGHSFDEEL; encoded by the coding sequence ATGGGTGTAAAGTGTATAAAATGTAATTTTGAAAATCCTGATGGTTTTATTTATTGTGGTAGATGTGGTTCTAAGTTAATAGAAAAGAGAGTTGGAGAAAGAAGGAGAGTCTCAGTTATGTTTGTAGATGTCGCAGGTTTTACTGATCTTTCGGAAAAAAAAGATGCAGAGGAAGTACTAACTATACTTAATCTTTTTTTTACAGAATCAAAGAGGATTATAGAGAGTTATCAGGGAACGATTGATAAGTATATAGGGGATGCGATACTTTGTTTTTTTGGTGTGAAGGGAGAATATGAGAATCATGCGGAAAAGGCAATTAGAGCAGCGCTTGAAATTATAAATTTCTTAAATTCTGATAAATTAGGTCAAAAAATTGGAGTTCATATAGGAATAAATTCAGGAGAAATACTTTTAACAGAGATTGGTATAGATAAAGCTCTTGATTATACCGTGCTTGGGGACACGGTAAACCTTGCACAGCGCTTAGAGTCACTTGCAGGGTTTAACGAGATTCTTGTAAGTGAGTCAACTAAAAATCTCGCGGGTGATATTTTTTACTTTAAGCCCCTAAAGATCAGAAAGATTAAGGGTATTTTAAGAAAAGTAAAGGTATATAAAGTAGAGGGGATAAAGGAAAGAATTGAGGAAAGGATGGAGTTTCCTTTTGTAGGTAGAGAAAAACTAATAGAAGAAATATTAAGAGAGTTTCAAGAAAATAAAAAAGTAAAGGTTTTTATTATAAAGGGAGAGCCGGGCTGTGGGAAAACGAGCCTATTAAATAAAATTGCTGAATTAACTGAGAAAAAGTTTAATGTGTTTATATTTAGAGCCTCTTTATATGGCGGAGAGTTTAATATCTTAAGTGAGGAACTCAGAAAAAAACTTAAAGCAGAAAGGAGATCTTATGAGAAAACCTGGCTTGAATTCATAGGAGAAATTCAAGGAAGAAGATGTTTATTTCTATTTGATAACATGCAATGGGCTGATTCACTTTCATATAAATTTATAAAGTTTATTATCGAAAAAATAGAGGTTCCCTCATCTTTTTTAATTTTTACGAGAGAAGAAGAAACTCCACTAAGATATTTAGGGAAAGCTGTTACCAAAGTTATTGAGGTAAAGGGATTTGATTATGATGAGTTTAAAGAGTTTATAAAAAAAGTAAAACCTGAGATGCCACTTCATTTACAGGAAGAAATTTATATAAAAACAAAGGGAAATCCCCTATTCATTACAGAGATTTTAAAACAGGGAGAAGAAAAAATATCTGACAAAATAGATTCCATAGTGATTTCAGAAATTGAAAAACTAGACAGTAAGTCAAGAGAGAAAATTAAGGTACTTTCAATTATGGGTCATTCCTTTGATGAAGAACTGG
- a CDS encoding N-acetylneuraminate synthase family protein, which produces MSLKSLVEKKAFLVAEAGDNHNGSVEIAIYLCDLAKKAGCDAVKFQTFVTEEVILEGTEKAPYQKDKDESKDMYEMVKKLELSFDDFEKIKRYCDKIGIIFFSTPYDVKSAEFLNELGVPFFKISSTDLDNFLLLEKVAEFKKPIIISTGMSDLEEVKRTYEFLKKKKIEEIAILQCTSNYPAPFEELNLKVIETYEKEFPDAIIGFSDHSEGVLASLVALSLGAKIIEKHFTLWKGLPGPDHKASLSPEELFEWVKSIRLAEKMLGDGIKKVTESEKEVKKVARRSLYLKKDKKKGEIITEEDIVALRPVMGITPDRFHEVIGKKLKKDKKRFDPLYDEDIE; this is translated from the coding sequence ATGAGTCTGAAGAGTTTAGTTGAAAAAAAAGCTTTTCTGGTGGCTGAAGCAGGTGATAACCATAATGGTTCTGTTGAAATAGCAATTTATCTTTGTGATCTTGCAAAAAAAGCAGGTTGTGATGCCGTTAAGTTTCAAACTTTTGTAACAGAAGAAGTTATATTAGAAGGAACTGAAAAGGCACCTTATCAGAAAGATAAAGACGAATCAAAGGATATGTATGAAATGGTTAAGAAACTAGAGCTTTCCTTTGATGACTTTGAAAAAATAAAAAGATACTGCGACAAAATAGGAATAATTTTTTTCTCAACACCGTATGATGTAAAGTCGGCTGAGTTTCTAAATGAATTAGGAGTTCCCTTTTTCAAGATAAGCTCAACTGATTTAGATAACTTTCTTCTTCTTGAAAAAGTGGCTGAATTTAAAAAACCTATTATAATTTCAACTGGAATGTCAGACCTTGAAGAGGTGAAAAGAACCTATGAGTTTTTGAAAAAGAAAAAAATAGAGGAAATTGCGATTTTGCAGTGTACTTCTAATTATCCTGCCCCTTTTGAGGAACTTAACTTAAAAGTTATTGAAACTTATGAGAAAGAATTTCCCGATGCTATAATAGGCTTTTCAGATCACTCTGAAGGTGTTCTTGCTAGTTTAGTAGCTTTATCTCTCGGTGCAAAAATTATAGAGAAACATTTTACCTTATGGAAAGGTCTTCCGGGACCTGATCATAAAGCTTCACTATCTCCTGAAGAACTTTTCGAGTGGGTAAAAAGCATAAGACTTGCTGAAAAAATGCTTGGTGATGGTATAAAGAAAGTAACAGAAAGTGAAAAAGAAGTAAAAAAAGTAGCAAGGAGATCTTTATATTTAAAAAAAGACAAAAAAAAGGGTGAAATTATTACAGAAGAAGATATTGTTGCTTTGAGACCAGTTATGGGTATAACTCCCGACAGATTCCATGAAGTTATAGGAAAGAAGTTAAAAAAAGACAAAAAAAGATTTGATCCTCTTTATGATGAAGATATCGAATAG
- a CDS encoding acylneuraminate cytidylyltransferase family protein, translating to MKNKVLCIIPAREKSKRLKDKNIQLLLGKPLITYTIEEAIKSKIFDKIVVTTDSEKIKSLALSQGVEVIDRPKRLSGDKAKVESAVFHVLDKLGKNFDYIALLQPTSPLRESTDIVRAFNKIVKRRADFLVSVTDTEKPVKWLVFRKGTYYSFYFPKSFRKKLFLPNGAIFIAKLKAFLKEKTFYGKRLITYYMPREKSVDIDTIYDLRYAELILKLKDESEEFS from the coding sequence TTGAAAAATAAAGTTCTTTGTATAATACCAGCAAGAGAAAAATCAAAAAGGTTAAAAGATAAAAATATTCAACTACTTCTAGGTAAACCCCTAATTACATACACTATAGAGGAAGCCATAAAGTCAAAAATTTTTGATAAGATAGTGGTAACTACTGATTCCGAGAAAATTAAAAGTTTAGCTTTAAGTCAAGGAGTAGAAGTTATAGATAGGCCAAAAAGATTAAGTGGTGATAAGGCAAAAGTGGAAAGTGCTGTTTTCCACGTTTTAGATAAATTAGGTAAAAATTTTGATTACATTGCACTTTTGCAACCTACATCCCCGTTAAGAGAAAGTACTGATATAGTAAGGGCTTTTAACAAGATAGTAAAAAGAAGAGCAGATTTTCTTGTAAGTGTAACTGATACCGAAAAACCAGTTAAGTGGCTAGTTTTTAGAAAGGGGACCTATTATAGTTTTTATTTTCCTAAAAGTTTTAGAAAAAAGTTATTTTTGCCAAACGGTGCAATCTTTATAGCAAAACTAAAGGCCTTTTTAAAGGAAAAGACCTTTTATGGAAAAAGACTGATAACTTACTATATGCCAAGAGAAAAATCTGTTGATATAGATACTATTTATGATTTAAGATATGCAGAGTTAATCTTAAAATTAAAAGATGAGTCTGAAGAGTTTAGTTGA
- a CDS encoding B12-binding domain-containing radical SAM protein yields MSSKVKILLVNPWVTDFSLYDFWIKPLGLLIIGSILKKEGFDVSLVDFLDRHNPYFREKLSEKELKEIRDRNFSTGKFPSREIPKPRVYENIKRKYKIYGWSEEVIKEYLKKQRGFDFIFITSGMTYWYPGIRKTVDFLKSIYPDAVFVLGGRYVFFCKEHAEKNFSDLFLISDVKIKDILEKIERLTCKKIDIERFSEYKSISFEFYLEYPILKHFAIIRSLGCPFRCIYCASSILYPEFTMFDDNNIIKEIEKIHLLKNARDFAFYDDALLYPKEKFKEFLKKFIEKSLDIRVHTPNAIHARYIDQEMAELLKKANFKTIRIGFETINEEKLKKIWSGKLMLRDFENAIFNLKKAGFEEEIGAYVLIGTLNDDLDEIMKTYEYLFKNKVKIYPAQFSPLPFNSFFNKEEPLLSNKSIYPCGNPNIGFSLYEKIKDFAKVLNRNLFTNSSFTELYKKFFDKESL; encoded by the coding sequence GTGAGTTCTAAAGTAAAGATTTTGTTAGTAAATCCGTGGGTAACAGATTTTTCTCTTTATGATTTTTGGATAAAACCTCTTGGTCTTTTAATTATAGGAAGTATTCTTAAAAAAGAAGGATTTGATGTTTCTTTAGTTGATTTTCTGGATAGGCACAATCCGTATTTTAGAGAAAAGCTGAGTGAAAAGGAGTTGAAGGAAATAAGAGATAGAAATTTTTCAACTGGAAAATTTCCGTCAAGGGAGATTCCAAAACCTAGAGTTTATGAGAACATAAAAAGAAAATATAAAATTTATGGGTGGAGTGAAGAAGTTATAAAAGAGTATCTCAAAAAACAGAGAGGTTTTGATTTTATTTTTATAACAAGCGGAATGACCTATTGGTATCCGGGAATAAGAAAAACAGTTGATTTTCTAAAAAGTATTTATCCTGATGCAGTGTTTGTACTTGGTGGTAGATATGTATTTTTTTGTAAAGAACATGCCGAAAAAAATTTTAGTGATCTTTTTCTCATTTCAGACGTAAAAATAAAGGATATTTTGGAAAAAATCGAGAGACTAACCTGTAAAAAAATTGATATAGAAAGATTCTCAGAGTATAAGTCAATTTCCTTTGAATTTTATCTTGAGTATCCAATTTTAAAGCACTTTGCAATTATAAGATCTTTAGGTTGTCCATTTAGATGTATCTACTGTGCCTCAAGTATTTTATATCCCGAGTTTACAATGTTTGACGATAATAATATAATTAAAGAGATAGAAAAAATTCACCTATTAAAAAATGCAAGAGATTTTGCCTTTTATGATGATGCCCTTTTATATCCGAAAGAAAAATTTAAGGAATTCTTAAAGAAATTTATTGAAAAAAGTTTAGATATAAGGGTTCATACACCAAATGCAATTCATGCTCGTTATATTGATCAAGAAATGGCTGAGCTTTTAAAAAAGGCTAATTTTAAAACGATAAGGATAGGATTTGAAACAATAAATGAAGAAAAGCTAAAAAAAATTTGGTCAGGAAAGCTGATGTTAAGGGACTTTGAAAACGCTATATTTAATCTAAAAAAAGCTGGTTTCGAAGAAGAAATAGGAGCCTATGTGTTAATTGGTACACTAAACGATGATCTAGATGAAATAATGAAAACCTATGAGTACCTTTTCAAAAACAAGGTTAAAATTTATCCCGCTCAATTTTCACCATTGCCCTTTAACAGTTTTTTTAATAAAGAAGAACCCCTTTTATCTAACAAATCCATCTATCCCTGTGGAAACCCAAATATAGGATTTTCTCTTTACGAAAAAATTAAGGATTTTGCAAAAGTTTTAAATAGAAATCTCTTTACAAATAGTTCTTTTACAGAGCTTTATAAAAAATTTTTTGACAAAGAATCACTTTGA
- the infC gene encoding translation initiation factor IF-3, translated as MGRRWYPKGPVAREKEPYRVNENIKAKEVKVVDENGKFLGVMPLKEALELAYEKGFDLVEIVPTDNPPLCKILDYGKFKYEMKKKKKHTKTAEEKEISFRPSTSEHDLELKIKKLSEFIDDGHKVRVRLFFKGREVIFIDTQGREIMEKFIDRVKDFAEPEGEIKKAGENQLFVILKPKKKK; from the coding sequence ATGGGAAGAAGGTGGTATCCAAAAGGGCCAGTTGCAAGAGAAAAGGAGCCCTATCGTGTTAATGAGAACATAAAAGCAAAAGAAGTAAAGGTTGTAGATGAGAATGGTAAATTTTTGGGTGTAATGCCTCTTAAGGAAGCTCTTGAGCTTGCATACGAGAAAGGTTTTGATCTTGTTGAAATAGTTCCAACAGATAATCCTCCCCTCTGTAAGATTTTAGATTATGGAAAATTTAAATATGAAATGAAGAAAAAGAAAAAACATACTAAGACTGCTGAAGAAAAGGAAATATCTTTTAGACCCTCTACAAGTGAACATGATCTTGAATTAAAAATAAAAAAGTTAAGTGAATTTATAGATGACGGACATAAAGTAAGGGTTAGACTCTTTTTTAAGGGAAGAGAAGTAATTTTTATTGATACTCAGGGAAGAGAAATAATGGAAAAGTTTATTGATAGAGTTAAAGATTTTGCTGAGCCAGAAGGTGAAATTAAAAAAGCTGGAGAGAATCAACTCTTTGTTATATTAAAACCGAAGAAGAAAAAATAG